From Aspergillus fumigatus Af293 chromosome 3, whole genome shotgun sequence, a single genomic window includes:
- a CDS encoding ankyrin repeat domain-containing protein: MSLLNLPLDVLYEIASHVDSDRDLNALVQTCSPLYTVFNFELYRRDAKRGRNRALFWAVQGNRTGTLWKSLDTGASAPWPTLFSMAAEHDSVLAMKVLLLQDGADTNAVEHTEGIPLLVTAVVNRSPKVVRFLLTRDGVDPNVKNHDGQTPLAYAACECFNDIVKILLKCPQVDVNCTDNAGCTPLRLAAGRSHVFVVRTLLSNPWVDVSVRDNILHMTALSAAVAALANRIAWSPEKVKLKHRRTIQALLEHPATSVNYDMDPDLLPLYRFSAQYGYEEIFKLLWSKGAGQLPAELDRSGILFFVAEHGQAGIMKMLFANGFEPEAQTDTGRTTLSIAAEHKQLEVICLLLSTGKVDVNSKDQAGRTPLWWAMTHGWRKTGTDETLKLLIAHDATIPTIERRKWLQKSLCNALEYGNCFLSEILLDQSQPISSNQRQTLLSAVAKSADVSLAKTVLERAQIDPNDRDSDGLTVLDRAVLNGDIALMDLLLVLDGIDLNSRNSNGDTALAIAMNEVIDSLTISLGLKDRRPFETCMERFLRHKDVTTGTLDEYWLIGFIVGYIDVIDQQLMKLLILKDDRLTTDTIVREDYAETLLDWAQQNHHRIIVRALRDKEKRMRMTI; this comes from the coding sequence ATGTCACTGCTCAACCTCCCCCTTGACGTGCTGTACGAGATAGCTTCTCACGTTGATTCTGACCGCGATCTGAATGCTCTGGTTCAAACCTGCTCCCCTCTCTACACGGTCTTCAACTTCGAACTTTACCGACGCGACGCGAAACGAGGACGGAATCGAGCATTGTTCTGGGCCGTCCAGGGTAATCGAACTGGCACACTCTGGAAATCTCTCGACACAGGCGCATCAGCACCATGGCCAACGCTGTTTAGCATGGCCGCCGAGCACGACTCGGTGCTTGCGATGAAGGTACTTCTTTTGCAGGATGGTGCCGATACCAACGCTGTGGAACACACTGAAGGCATTCCGCTTTTGGTGACCGCTGTGGTCAATCGTTCACCCAAAGTAGTGCGCTTCCTTTTGACCAGAGATGGGGTTGATCCGAACGTCAAGAACCATGATGGACAAACACCTCTCGCATACGCTGCGTGCGAGTGCTTCAACGATATTGTTAAGATTCTGCTGAAGTGTCCCCAGGTGGATGTCAATTGCACTGATAACGCCGGATGCACGCCGCTTCGTTTAGCAGCGGGAAGGAGCCATGTGTTCGTTGTCCGAACACTCCTCTCGAATCCCTGGGTCGATGTCAGTGTGAGGGATAATATCCTTCACATGACGGCTCTCTCAGCTGCAGTGGCGGCTCTTGCTAACCGAATTGCCTGGAGCCCCGAGAAGGTCAAATTGAAGCATCGGCGGACAATACAAGCACTCCTGGAGCACCCGGCCACCTCGGTGAACTATGACATGGACCCAGATCTCCTGCCGCTGTATCGGTTCAGCGCTCAGTACGGATACGAAGAGATTTTTAAGTTGCTTTGGTCGAAAGGGGCGGGACAGCTCCCGGCAGAACTGGATCGTTCCGGGATATTATTCTTCGTTGCAGAACACGGCCAAGCCGGgatcatgaagatgttgtTTGCGAATGGTTTCGAGCCGGAAGCACAGACTGATACGGGCCGCACGACGCTCTCGATTGCCGCCGAACACAAGCAGCTCGAGGTCATCTGTCTGCTTCTCTCGACGGGAAAGGTCGACGTGAATTCCAAGGATCAAGCTGGTCGCACGCCGCTGTGGTGGGCCATGACCCATGGGTGGAGGAAGACTGGGACGGATGAGACTCTGAAGCTGCTCATCGCCCATGACGCTACAATTCCGACCATCGAAAGAAGGAAGTGGCTTCAAAAGTCACTGTGCAACGCTCTTGAGTATGGCAACTGTTTTCTATCGGAAATTCTTCTTGACCAAAGTCAGcccatcagcagcaaccaAAGACAAACGCTGCTCTCCGCCGTCGCCAAATCTGCAGACGTTTCGCTGGCGAAGACAGTACTCGAAAGGGCACAAATTGACCCCAACGATAGGGATTCCGACGGTCTAACCGTACTGGACCGGGCCGTTCTCAATGGTGACATCGCCCTTATGGATCTGCTATTAGTCCTCGATGGAATCGATCTAAACTCCAGAAACTCGAACGGTGACACTGCGCTAGCAATTGCGATGAACGAGGTCATCGACTCTTTAACCATCTCTCTGGGGTTAAAGGACAGGCGACCCTTTGAGACATGCATGGAACGATTTCTCCGCCACAAGGATGTTACCACAGGAACCCTGGATGAATATTGGCTAATCGGCTTTATTGTTGGTTACATCGACGTTATAGATCAACAACTAATGAAGCTTCTCATTCTCAAGGATGACCGACTCACCACAGATACCATAGTCCGCGAAGACTACGCAGAAACACTACTCGACTGGGCTCAACAGAACCACCACAGGATCATTGTTCGAGCGCTTCGAGATAAGGAAAAGCGAATGCGGATGACGATCTGA
- a CDS encoding putative carboxylesterase: MGSLSTFLRYLRLKLLISFYQLIVKILASPPRPRPDSILRIPSRDKGRTINAHLYKPSSEYARSSGPRPVLLNFYGSGFAIPLHGADDGFCRFIATTTGYIVLDVEYRLAPEHPFPAAVHDVEDAVKYVLDRPEEYKTSQVSVSGFSSGGTLALVGPTLFPPGTFQSVVAFYPATDLARDPSLRTAPAPNAKPRSAFWTRIFREAYIGTMDPRDPRISPAYADASMYPTNMLVITAELDSSALEAEDLAKKAEMEGTASGRNVVIRRMKNCGHAFDKKKTDMTCVQARDETYELVGDMLRKVAGESG; the protein is encoded by the coding sequence ATGGGCAGCCTATCTACCTTCCTGCGCTATCTGCGCCTCAAACTCCTGATCTCCTTCTACCAGCTCATCGTCAAAATCCTCGCCTCACCCCCAAGGCCTCGTCCTGACTCCATACTGAGAATTCCATCACGCGATAAAGGCCGCACTATCAACGCCCATCTTTATAAGCCGTCCTCGGAGTATGCAAGAAGCAGTGGTCCCCGTCCAGTCTTGCTCAATTTTTACGGCTCCGGCTTCGCAATTCCTCTCCACGGCGCCGACGACGGTTTCTGCCGGTTCATCGCCACGACCACCGGTTACATCGTCCTGGACGTCGAGTATCGACTCGCACCAGAGCACCCGTTTCCCGCGGCGGTCCACGACGTTGAAGACGCGGTCAAATACGTGCTTGACCGGCCGGAAGAGTACAAGACGTCGCAGGTCTCCGTGTCCGGGTTCTCATCAGGCGGCACCCTCGCTCTCGTCGGCCCAACACTGTTTCCTCCCGGTACCTTCCAGTCTGTCGTTGCGTTCTATCCGGCGACGGATCTTGCCCGGGATCCGAGCTTGAGAACGGCCCCAGCGCCGAATGCGAAGCCGCGCTCGGCGTTCTGGACTAGGATCTTCCGGGAGGCATACATAGGGACCATGGATCCGCGGGACCCGAGGATCTCACCAGCGTATGCTGATGCGTCTATGTATCCCACCAACATGCTGGTTATAACAGCGGAGTTGGACTCGTCGGCGCTCGAGGCGGAGGACTTGGCGAAGAAAGCTGAGATGGAAGGTACAGCGAGCGGCAGGAATGTGGTTATTCGGAGGATGAAGAATTGCGGCCATGCCTTtgataagaagaagacggaCATGACCTGTGTCCAGGCTCGGGATGAGACGTATGAACTTGTTGGGGATATGTTGAGAAAGGTCGCGGGCGAGAGCGGTTGA
- a CDS encoding glycoside hydrolase family 12 protein produces the protein MVLRWVVNAGLLAIPIGGTVGALMGIDAHRQATGQAPLFSGGGSGSGSGSAPPGGDGSTTHNGVTNTMYCQKSYGIAPETKGQSFTLNPNQWGVTADTVGALCMNVTTFDNGTYATKNTAPEFSVTWQFNPGPATQPVHAFSNVMIDDGLPISLEKIQHLNVDFHWTYGVGNTPAEATNEAELTAASVNTNVAIDMFMSQEEKVKDSADYTHEVMVWFAKFGPAAYVIGQDDGIVATKEVNGTIFNLYSGQNGKNQRVLTWLASDSRTDPQAKGKTTESFTGDLLPLITDLYSMTGEAYPSKSDYMGIFQFGTEAFSSSTNVTFWAPKFSVDLR, from the exons ATGGTGCTTCGATGGGTTGTTAATGCCGGCCTTTTGGCTATCCCCATCGGAGGCACTGTCGGTGCGCTGATGGGAATCGATGCGCACCGACAGGCGACAGGACAAGCGCCTCTTTTCAGCGGCGGCGGTTCAGGGTCGGGCTCGGGctctgctcctcctggtgGTGATGGGAGCACTACTCATAATGGAGTGACCAACACAATGTACTGCCAGAAATCATACGGAATCGCGCCTGAGACAAAAGGACAAAGCTTCACAT TAAATCCCAATCAATGGGGTGTAACTGCCGATACAGTCGGAGCATTATGCATGAAC GTCACAACCTTCGACAATGGAACGTACGCGACCAAGAACACAGCACCCGAGTTCTCCGTTACATGGCAATTCAACCCCGGTCCGGCGACCCAACCGGTCCACGCCTTCTCGAACGTGATGATTGATGACGGGTTGCCCATCTCTCTGGAGAAAATTCAGCATCTGAATGTCGATTTCCACTGGACGTACGGAGTTGGCAACACACCCGCTGAGGCGACCAACGAGGCGGAACTGACGGCCGCATCTGTCAATACGAACGTCGCTATCGATATGTTCATGAGTCAGGAAGAGAAGGTAAAGGACAGTGCCGATTATACGCACGAAGTGATGGTTTGGTTTGCGAAGTTCGGCCCCGCCGCGTACGTGATTGGACAAGATGATGGCATCGTTGCGACCAAAGAGGTGAATGGAACTATCTT CAACCTATATTCAGGCCAGAACGGCAAGAACCAGCGGGTTCTGACGTGGCTTGCGAGCGACTCTCGGACCGATCCTCAGGCGAAGGGGAAAACTACGGAATCGTTCACTGGTGATCTCTTACCTCTGATCACCGATCTGTACTCCATGACTGGGGAGGCTTACCCGTCCAAATCCGACTACATGGGTATCTTCCAGTTCGGTACCGAGGCTTTCTCATCAAGTACGAATGTCACGTTCTGGGCACCCAAATTCTCTGTAGATCTGCGAtga